The Candidatus Zixiibacteriota bacterium region CGGCGGCGTTGTCAAACAGAGCAACGCCCATATATGTCTCGCCGCGCAGATCGACATCGAAACTCGATCCGGTCCTGAGCGGGCGTGCCAACTCCACTGTCCAGACACCGTCCTCCCAACGACCCATGGCGCGCACATCGCCGCGGTCGCCCTTGAACTGCGTTACAATCACGGCCGGAATTTGCGCGCCGATAGAGAAACTGTCCTCGGCACCGAAATAAGGTGTCACATGTTCAAGCCGTGGATCGATCCAGTGACGCACCATCGGATGAGTCGGAAGAAAATACGGTTGCTGCCAGTCGGTGTTGAGATTCTCGAAGTATCCGCCTGAAGCCAGATTGTCCAGGTGTCGTCCGCCCAGTGAATCATTATCATCGGACGTCCACCAACCGTCATCGGCCCGCTGGATAGGATTGGTCGACAGGGCGCGCCACTGCCACAGGTCGGCCGTGTCGCCGGCGGTGTAGTGCAGGCCCATCTTTTTGCGCACACCGACATGGCAGGTGGCGGCGCAACCGCCCGAGGTTCGATGGAACGACAGAGCCAGCTTATCCTCAAAGTAGACAGACTCACCAAACAGGTTGGGATACTCCGAGACCCGTACCGACCATCCGGACTCTTCCTTGATCAGGTGTCGGTTGAACGAACGGTCGGCATCATGCCACTGGATTAGAAAGAAAACAGTGTTGCTGTTATGGAAACTCTTGATAGTCACCTCGGAGACGCCGGCGTCGAAATTGGCCCCGGCCGCCGTTTGCAGCCGCACCGGATCGCACTCCGTCCAAACTCTGTCGGTGACCCAGCCATCGATAACCGGCTGGCGCTCGATCAGCGTGGATACCAGTGTCACCGGGGAGCTTACCAACATCCACAAAGCCAACCCGAAGATCAAACCAATCACACCTGCCGCTATGGTGCTACGTCGGCTCAGCGGCCGCTTGGGCAGGTATCCAAAGAAGATTGAGTTCCAGCGCGTCTGTTTGCCGAGCAGGATGTCGATGAAATGCACGATCATGAGCATGGCCAGGAGCGCCATGCTATAATGATGCATACCCTTCATGAAAGTGTGCCCCCCCGCCCCTTGGTATGTCCCCATGTAGAGACCGATCCCGGATACGATTATCACCGCCGTGTCGGCAAACATGAATATGTAGAACAGTTTCTTGCGGTAGTCACGTTTTCTGTCCGTGAACAAAGCTGTCAACCGACCGGTCTGACCAGACAGTATGAGATCCACGAGATAGAATAGCCCACAGCCCAGAAGCAGCATACCGAGTATCATGTGCCAATTGTACACCTGCCCAGTCGGCAACAATCGGTCAAGCACACTGCCTGCGTCGAATAAAGGACTTGATCCACTGAACCAGGCCAGCCTCAACCCGGTGGCATAGAGAGTTATCAGAAGTACTGATGCAACAAGATGTGTCAGGCGTGTGACCAGGTTGTAGCGGTGAAACTTGTCGTCCATGCCCTAAGATAAGCGACTCGCGACTGATTACCAGTGAAAAGCCGATTGATTGTGCGTGTTGTACTTCCTCGTGCGCCATGTTGCCCGCGCATTGTGCGTGGAGTACGTTCTCGTGCGCCGCGTCGGCCTGCGTATTGTGCGTGTTGTACTTCCTCGTGCGCCACGTCGGCCTGCGTATTGTGCGTGTTGTACTTCCTCGTGCGCCGCGTCGGCCTGCGTATTGTGCGTGTTGTACTTCCTCGTGCGCCGCGTCGGCCTGCGTAGGGGGCGGCCTTGTGTCGCCCCAGGTACGTTACTTTGGTCGGCGGACACAATGCCCGCCGCTACGCGACAGCTCAGTAGGGCAGGTCTCTCTTCTCTTGGAGACCTGCCATCAAAGACGGGTCTGCTCACCATGAGTTGGGTACGCGCGAAGCGCGAAGAAGTGATTTATCACCGCGCAGGCGGGGAATCCATCCGCGGGTGGCAAGCGTTAGCTTAGAACCGGATGCCGTAGTTGAAATAAACGGCGTCCAGGAGAAGATCGCTGGGGTAAGTTAGTCGCACTTTCAATGAGAGATGCTTGTTGCTTCCATGGGTCCGTTCAATGCCGACAAATCCGTGCGTTTTGGCCAACAGCTTCAGCTTGAAACTATCGTCTAAAGGACTGCCGCTGGAGGCATAGGATGTAATGAAATGCACGCCGCCACCGGCTGCAATGAAAGGTACCCACCCGGTCCGCGACTCGTTGAAGTCATAACGGAGCAGTCCGTATCCGGCCAGTACGTTCAGAGCAAGCCATTCCCCTCCCGACTTTTTGACGGCACTCGAATTGTGGAGCACCGGCTGCCACTTGAAGTGGCCGGCTGTCTTCAAGGAAATGTTCAGAAAGCTGTTGCCGGAAAAAAGCATAACACCGCGCGGAACTCCGGCCCCGAATTCAAAGGAGTGCTCAGCCTGAACAACGGTCGGTATGGCCAACACGATGATGGCTGTCACAAGAACAACT contains the following coding sequences:
- a CDS encoding ethylbenzene dehydrogenase-related protein; amino-acid sequence: MDDKFHRYNLVTRLTHLVASVLLITLYATGLRLAWFSGSSPLFDAGSVLDRLLPTGQVYNWHMILGMLLLGCGLFYLVDLILSGQTGRLTALFTDRKRDYRKKLFYIFMFADTAVIIVSGIGLYMGTYQGAGGHTFMKGMHHYSMALLAMLMIVHFIDILLGKQTRWNSIFFGYLPKRPLSRRSTIAAGVIGLIFGLALWMLVSSPVTLVSTLIERQPVIDGWVTDRVWTECDPVRLQTAAGANFDAGVSEVTIKSFHNSNTVFFLIQWHDADRSFNRHLIKEESGWSVRVSEYPNLFGESVYFEDKLALSFHRTSGGCAATCHVGVRKKMGLHYTAGDTADLWQWRALSTNPIQRADDGWWTSDDNDSLGGRHLDNLASGGYFENLNTDWQQPYFLPTHPMVRHWIDPRLEHVTPYFGAEDSFSIGAQIPAVIVTQFKGDRGDVRAMGRWEDGVWTVELARPLRTGSSFDVDLRGETYMGVALFDNAAGKHAFHLRPVKLVVE